One window from the genome of Salvelinus namaycush isolate Seneca chromosome 19, SaNama_1.0, whole genome shotgun sequence encodes:
- the LOC120064082 gene encoding terminal nucleotidyltransferase 5C-like: MANKAESTMSTTTSESVSHSVLSWDQVSRLNEVLTAVVPVHGRGNFPTLEVRLKDIVQMVRTRLELRGIKVKDVRLNGSTASHVLVQDIGWSYKDLDIIFRVDLPQESGFQLVKDVVLGTLLDFLPEGVNKEKITPMTLKEVYVQKLVKVYTEQDRWSLISLSNNNGRNVELKFVDSIRRQFEFSVDSFQIVLDSLLSFYDFSPENPMSSHFHPTVVGESVYGDFGASLDHLMNKLIATKRPEEIRGGGLLKYCNLLVRDFRPTSEEEFKGLERYMCSRFFIDFPDIGEQQRKLEAYLQSHFVGEEKSKYDYLMILRRVVNESTVCLMGHERRQTLNLISLTAFRVLAEQNAIPDASSVTCYYQPAPYVRDHNFSNYYVASCNQNIPTWLPCN, translated from the coding sequence ATGGCTAACAAGGCAGAGTCCACAATGAGCACTACCACTAGTGAGAGTGTGTCCCACAGTGTGCTGAGCTGGGACCAGGTGAGCCGTCTCAATGAGGTCCTGACAGCAGTGGTGCCGGTCCATGGCCGAGGTAACTTCCCAACCCTGGAGGTGCGGCTGAAAGACATTGTTCAGATGGTGCGCACCCGTCTGGAGCTAAGGGGAATTAAAGTGAAAGATGTTCGTCTGAACGGCTCTACAGCCAGCCACGTGCTGGTGCAGGACATTGGCTGGAGCTACAAGGACCTGGACATCATCTTCAGGGTGGACCTACCCCAGGAGTCAGGGTTCCAGTTGGTCAAAGATGTGGTGCTGGGCACTCTGCTGGACTTCCTCCCTGAGGGGGTGAACAAGGAGAAGATCACTCCCATGACCCTAAAGGAGGTCTATGTTCAGAAGCTGGTCAAGGTGTATACAGAGCAGGACCGCTGGAGcctcatctccctctccaacAACAACGGGCGCAACGTGGAGCTGAAGTTTGTGGACTCTATCCGCCGGCAGTTTGAGTTCAGCGTGGATTCGTTCCAGATCGTGTTGGACTCGCTGCTCTCCTTTTACGACTTCTCGCCAGAGAACCCTATGTCTAGCCACTTCCACCCCACCGTGGTGGGTGAGAGCGTGTATGGGGACTTTGGGGCTTCTCTGGACCACCTCATGAACAAACTGATCGCCACCAAGCGGCCGGAGGAGATCCGTGGCGGCGGCCTTCTCAAGTACTGCAACCTACTGGTAAGAGACTTCCGGCCCACCTCGGAGGAGGAGTTCAAGGGCCTGGAGCGTTATATGTGCTCCCGCTTCTTCATCGACTTCCCCGACATTGGTGAGCAGCAACGGAAGTTGGAGGCCTACCTGCAGAGCCACTTTGTGGGTGAGGAGAAGAGCAAGTATGACTACCTCATGATCCTGCGGCGCGTGGTCAACGAGAGCACGGTGTGCCTCATGGGTCACGAGAGGCGGCAGACCCTCAACCTCATCTCGCTGACGGCCTTCAGGGTGCTGGCTGAGCAGAACGCCATCCCAGACGCCTCCAGTGTCACCTGCTACTACCAGCCGGCGCCCTACGTCCGAGACCACAACTTCAGCAACTACTACGTTGCCTCGTGTAACCAGAATATTCCAACATGGCTGCCATGTAACTGA